One window from the genome of Gimesia aquarii encodes:
- a CDS encoding helix-turn-helix transcriptional regulator, translated as MPPKEDMMGKSSKTKKQSDHKKNSGSKETDSKVNQQTDTPAKPAEASGNRWTFLTNHAHVLILLHREPEIVLRQVAAQVGITERAVQRIIQDLEEEGFIHREKVGRQNRYEVLTDQPLRHSIEKHKKIGELLELVSE; from the coding sequence ATGCCACCAAAAGAGGATATGATGGGTAAGTCATCGAAGACGAAAAAACAAAGTGACCATAAAAAAAATTCAGGTTCCAAAGAGACAGATTCGAAAGTAAATCAACAGACTGATACACCGGCCAAACCTGCCGAAGCATCTGGGAATCGATGGACATTTCTCACGAATCATGCACACGTTCTTATTTTGTTGCATCGAGAACCGGAGATCGTGTTACGACAAGTTGCTGCCCAGGTTGGCATCACAGAACGAGCTGTTCAAAGGATTATTCAAGATCTGGAAGAAGAGGGATTTATTCACCGCGAGAAGGTGGGGCGTCAAAATCGGTATGAAGTTCTAACCGATCAACCACTAAGGCATTCCATCGAAAAACATAAAAAAATCGGAGAG
- a CDS encoding proton-conducting transporter transmembrane domain-containing protein — protein sequence MMSDLSAILALPAFLMLLSVLIPADWANAKARQVRQLITGIAGIQFVMAFVIMAFYVAHMALNTNTQPFNSVIHSSGTHLIFYDGISGFMFALVSFIGWVICRFSVRYLDGEAAQGTYFRWTGFTVGAVSFMAISGNLLLFVLAWIMASLGLHHLLVFYKNRPAAQRAAWTKFTVSRIGDAALAAALILIYIEFQTLNFSEIFAAISSQADQISPRVIWAGWFLVFGAIAKSAQFPFHTWLPQTMETPTPVSALMHAGIVNAGGYLIIRTSPLVSLTPTALTALAIVGAFTACFAALIMLTQTSVKKSLAYSTIAQMGFMMLQCGLGAFSAAMLHILAHSLYKAHAFLSSGSVLEQNQAIRIIGEKREIKQVSWSKLGTLSVAVVCMFLLISSLFGINPTTKPGGILLGFVLCLALISWIGQSLQSASRQLFIRASVTGVLLCFAYCVSFLSVDKIVAPSLPTVQTSAITWLIASVVLFGFGGMFMLTKIVVSPTNFRWLNIFYVHASNGFYIESWLRHKFGTLAKE from the coding sequence ATGATGAGTGATTTGAGTGCCATTTTGGCTTTACCTGCATTTCTAATGCTATTATCTGTATTGATTCCCGCCGACTGGGCCAATGCTAAGGCACGTCAGGTTCGCCAACTGATTACAGGGATTGCCGGAATCCAATTTGTGATGGCGTTTGTCATTATGGCTTTTTATGTAGCGCACATGGCACTGAACACAAACACACAACCATTCAATAGTGTCATTCACTCGTCTGGAACACATCTCATTTTTTATGATGGTATTTCAGGATTTATGTTTGCTCTAGTGAGCTTCATTGGGTGGGTCATTTGCCGATTCTCTGTTCGTTATCTCGATGGTGAAGCGGCTCAAGGAACTTATTTCCGTTGGACAGGCTTTACAGTCGGCGCCGTTTCCTTCATGGCCATCTCAGGAAATTTACTCTTGTTTGTGCTTGCCTGGATTATGGCCAGTCTGGGTTTGCATCACTTGCTTGTGTTTTATAAAAATCGACCGGCCGCGCAACGTGCTGCCTGGACCAAATTCACAGTCAGTCGGATTGGTGATGCAGCATTAGCAGCAGCACTCATTCTGATTTACATAGAATTTCAAACACTGAATTTTTCTGAAATCTTCGCAGCAATCAGCTCACAAGCAGATCAAATCTCACCACGAGTGATTTGGGCTGGGTGGTTTTTGGTTTTTGGTGCCATTGCCAAATCCGCCCAGTTCCCTTTCCATACCTGGTTACCTCAGACCATGGAAACACCGACTCCCGTTTCGGCTTTAATGCATGCGGGAATCGTGAATGCAGGAGGCTATCTCATTATTCGAACCAGCCCGCTTGTATCACTGACCCCTACAGCTTTAACTGCATTAGCGATTGTCGGTGCCTTTACTGCATGTTTCGCAGCACTCATTATGTTAACACAAACCAGCGTGAAAAAATCGCTGGCTTATTCGACGATAGCTCAAATGGGGTTCATGATGCTGCAATGTGGTTTGGGAGCATTTTCTGCAGCGATGTTACACATTCTTGCCCATTCACTTTACAAAGCTCATGCCTTCTTGAGTAGCGGTAGTGTACTGGAACAAAATCAGGCGATTAGAATCATTGGAGAAAAACGTGAAATAAAACAGGTATCCTGGTCAAAACTGGGTACGCTGAGCGTCGCTGTTGTGTGCATGTTCCTTTTGATATCGTCTCTCTTTGGCATCAACCCCACAACAAAACCAGGCGGGATTTTGCTCGGATTTGTACTGTGTCTGGCTTTAATCAGCTGGATCGGACAGTCACTGCAATCTGCCAGTCGCCAACTCTTCATCCGGGCTTCCGTAACTGGGGTGTTACTCTGTTTTGCTTATTGCGTCAGTTTTCTCTCAGTCGACAAAATCGTTGCTCCCAGTCTGCCGACAGTTCAGACATCCGCGATCACCTGGCTCATCGCATCAGTCGTACTGTTTGGATTCGGCGGCATGTTTATGCTGACTAAAATTGTGGTCAGTCCCACGAATTTCAGATGGCTCAACATCTTCTATGTCCACGCATCAAACGGATTTTATATCGAGTCCTGGTTGCGTCATAAATTTGGAACGCTCGCCAAAGAATAA